The proteins below come from a single Haemorhous mexicanus isolate bHaeMex1 chromosome 18, bHaeMex1.pri, whole genome shotgun sequence genomic window:
- the ZNF335 gene encoding zinc finger protein 335 isoform X5 yields MEENAVESSSDASSQAAREEPTESGLGVGSSVAVSADSSDAAAGPGLLSRADDSCVGQSSDSSGVSLVLVHSSVITDGAIVVSDSTASTSSDLGSAIDKIIESTIGPDIIQSCIAVTSAEDGRAETTQYLILQGPDDGAPMVSQMATSALANSLAIEAVGDGPTSTCLDQPGPSEPSRQFEVLELPAQPNQAQEADGGEELDQPDLETLEEMMEVVVVQQFKCKMCQYKSVSKKTLINHMKERHFQPVGSALALKKGRPRKVGAVPKTEDEEAAEEEDDDIMDAGAIDDPEEDSDYNPAEDEPRGRLPKYGCTVATSSEERPRRRPGRPRKLLRLENMSQDMPEGGEVEPLVTSQSTPSRELQNSEAASSSGLENGTGESLAEPGISQSDSENKDPSSNTTAEDADVIPRRRGRPSRRFLGKKYRKYMGRRYYYKSPKPLMRPYLCRICGSRFLTHDDLRFHVNSHEANDPQLFKCLQCSYRSRRWSSLKEHMFNHVGSKPYKCEECNYTSVYKKDVIRHSTVHSRDRKKRADPPPKLNSFPCPVCNRVYPMQKRLTQHMKTHSTEKPHMCDKCGKSFKKRYTFKMHLLTHIQAIANRRFKCEFCDYVCEDKKVLLNHQLSHMNDKPYKCSVCKYSTFREDFLVSHMAVKHTGGKPFACEFCHFTTKHKKNLRLHVQCRHADSFEEWAQRHPEEPPCRRRPFFTLQQIEELKQQHSQVQAPAEPEASPPAPLGPITCHTVQAVAGAEPSVLSQGSLEGATIIYEQDVAGSAELATQTALDLLLNMSTQRELATSSLQVAVVKPDDPGETPGPCELQAQEEEEAKVDSKEQQQKLVMLHMAEPGQTLVQEAYGEASLSGSELQQITIPFSGAAEYSIIAPISEEIQAPATLYSEEESPMETSHTVVVSGAVMTEEALKDHSNHYIMSSGVSGSQFQTMEPLSGDAAFSSPAEAQEAEPAGIKWPVVQCVTSLVQNDSSLSPASEGQEVSSPKIKWPALQGMAKKLTCKVSTAKKLSCKISTAKKFSCKICTAMFTGRAEMESHKRAHIGPSTFKCPDCPFTATLWPEVRSHMIQHANLRPHKCPHCSFASKNKKDLRRHMLTHTNEKPFACQVCGQRFNRNGHLKFHTQRLHSSEGKRPGPAAAQQTIILNSNEDTLATLHTALQAGQAVLAPERLQQALGQEHILVAQEQSVTSQEEAAYIQEITTADGQTVQHLVTADNQVQYIIAQEGVPHLLPQEYVVVPEGHHIQVQDGQITHIQYEQGGQFLPESQIQYMPVSPEQQLVTQAQLEAAAHSAVSAVADAAMAQAQGVFTAEAAAEQIQQLQPGIHYDVITLSD; encoded by the exons ATGGAGGAAAATGCGGTGGAGAGCAGCAGCGACGCGAGCTCGCAGGCGGCGCGGGAAGAGCCCACCGAGAGCGGGCTGGGCGTCGGGAGCTCGGTGGCCGTGTCGGCGGACAGCAGCGATGCGGCTGCGGGGCCCGGGCTGCTCTCCCGGGCTGATGACTCCTGCGTGGGGCAGAGCTCCGACAGCAGCGGGGTCTCCTTG GTCCTGGTCCACTCCAGTGTCATCACCGATGGAGCCATAGTTGTGTCAGACTCCACTGCATCCACTTCCTCCGACCTGGGTTCTGCCATTGACAAAATCATCGAGTCCACAATTGGGCCTGACATCATCCAGA gctgcatcGCCGTGACCAGCGCAGAGGATGGAAGGGCAGAGACCACGCAGTACCTCATTCTGCAAGGCCCTGATGATG GTGCCCCTATGGTGTCCCAGATGGCCACTTCTGCTCTAGCCAATAGCTTGGCAATAGAGGCTGTTGGTGATGGACCTACCTCCACGTGCCTTGACCAGCCTGGCCCTTCAGAGCCTTCCAGGCAATTTGAAGTGttggagctgcctgcacagccaaACCAAGCCCAAGAGGCAGAtggtggggaggagctggaccAGCCAGACTTGGAGACCCTGGAAGAGATGATGGAAGTTGTGGTGGTGCAGCAGTTCAAGTGCAAGATGTGTCAGTACAAGAGCGTCTCCAAGAAAACACTGATTAACCACATGAAAGAGCGTCACTTCCAGCCAG TGGGTTCGGCTCTGGCTCTGAAGAAAGGACGACCACGAAAGGTGGGGGCTGTTCCAAAGACTGAAGATGAGGAGGCCgcagaagaagaagatgatgatATTATGGATGCTGGTGCTATTGATGATCCTGAAG AGGACAGTGACTACAACCCAGCTGAGGATGAGCCCCGGGGGCGACTGCCCAAGTATGGCTGCACCGTTGCCACCTCCAGTGAGGAGAGACCACGTCGACGCCCGGGGAGACCCCGCAAGCTGCTTCGTCTGGAGAATATGTCTCAGGACATGCCTGAag gaggggaggtgGAGCCCTTGGTGACATCCCAGAGCACACCAAGCCGGGAGCTGCAGAACTCGGAAGCAGCCAGTTCCTCCGGCCTGGAGAATGGGACCGGTGAGAGCCTGGCAGAGCCCGGTATCAGCCAGTCTGACTCTGAGAACAAGGACCCTTCCTCCAACACCACTGCTGAGGATGCAGATGTCATCCCCCGGCGGCGTGGGCGGCCCTCCCGCCGCTTCCTGGGCAAGAAATACCGCAAGTACATGGGGCGCAG gtACTACTACAAGTCCCCCAAGCCCCTGATGCGGCCCTACCTGTGTCGGATCTGTGGCTCACGGTTCCTCACACACGATGATCTGCGCTTCCACGTCAACTCACACGAGGCCAATGACCCGCAGCTCTTCAAGTGTCTTCAGTGCAGCTACCGCTCCCGGCGCTGGTCCTCCCTCAAG GAGCACATGTTCAACCATGTGGGCAGCAAGCCCTACAAGTGCGAGGAGTGCAATTACACCAGCGTGTACAAGAAAGATGTCATTCGGCACTCTACagtgcacagcagggacag GAAGAAGAGAGCTGATCCG CCACCAAAGCTGAACTCCTTCCCATGCCCTGTCTGCAACCGTGTCTACCCCATGCAGAAGAGGCTTACGCAGCACATGAAGACACACAGTACAGAGAAACCACACATGTGTGACAAG TGCGGGAAGTCCTTTAAGAAGCGTTACACCTTCAAGATGCACCTGCTGACGCACATCCAAGCCATTGCCAACCGCAG GTTCAAGTGTGAGTTCTGTGACTATGTCTGTGAGGACAAGAAGGTCCTGCTGAACCACCAGCTGTCGCACATGAATGACAAGCCCTACAAGTGCAGTGTCTGCAAGTATTCCACCTTCCGGGAAGACTTCCTGGTCTCACACATGGCAGTCAAGCACACAG GAGGGAAGCCGTTTGCTTGCGAGTTCTGCCACTTCACCACCAAGCACAAGAAGAACCTGCGCCTGCACGTGCAGTGCCGCCACGCCGACTCCTTCGAGGAGTGGGCACAGAGGCACCCCGAGGAGCCGccctgccgccgccgccccttCTTCACCCTGCAACAAATCGaggagctgaagcagcagcacagccaggtgcaGGCACCAGCTGAGCCAGAGGCCAGCCCACCG GCACCTCTCGGCCCCATCACTTGCCACACGGTCCAGGCTGTTGCAGGTGCAGAGCCCTCTGTTCTCTCGCAAGGTTCCCTGGAAGGGGCCACCATCATCTATGAACAAG ATGTGGCTGGATCAGCAGAGCTGGCCACGCAGACGGCCCTGGATCTCCTGCTGAACATGAGCACCCAGAGGGAGCTGGCCACCAGCTCACTGCAG GTGGCAGTGGTGAAACCAGATGACCCAGGAGAAACACCAGGCCCCTgtgagctgcaggcacaggaggaggaggaggcaaaggTGGACTctaaggagcagcagcaaaagtTGGTGATGCTGCAcatggcagagcctgggcagaCACTTGTGCAGGAGGCTTATGGGGAAGCGAGCCTGAGTGGCTCGGAGCTGCAGCAGATCACCATCCCCTTCAGTGGAGCAGCAGAGTACAGCATCATTGCACCCATCAGCGAGGAGATCCAGGCTCCTGCCACACTGTACAG TGAGGAGGAGAGTCCTATGGAGACCTCCCACACAGTTGTGGTGAGCGGAGCTGTGATGACAGAGGAGGCACTGAAGGACCATAGCAATCACTACATCATGTCATCCGGTGTCTCAGGGAGCCAGTTCCAGACCATGGAG CCCCTCAGCGGGGATGCTGCCTTTTCCTCACCTGCGGAGGCCCAAGAGGCAGAGCCCGCCGGCATCAAGTGGCCCGTGGTGCAGTGTGTCACCAGTCTGGTCCAGAACGACTCGTCTTTGTCCCCAGCATCCGAGGGGCAGGAAGTGTCATCCCCAAAGATCAAGTGGCCTGCACTCCAAGGCATGGCCAAGAAGCTCACATGCAAGGTTTCCACAGCCAAGAAGCTCTCATGCAAGATTTCCACGGCCAAAAAGTTTTCATGCAAGATTTGCACAGCCATGTTCACAGGGAGAGCCGAGATGGAGAGTCACAAGAGAGCCCACATTGGGCCCAGCACTTTCAAGTGTCCCGACTGTCCCTTCACTGCCACACTCTGGCCAGAGGTCCGG AGCCACATGATTCAACATGCCAACCTTCGGCCACACAAGTGCCCCCACTGCAGCTTTGCCTCCAAGAACAAGAAGGACCTGCGCAGGCACATGCTGACCCACACCAATGAAAAGCCCTTTGCCTGTCAGGTCTGTGGGCAGAG GTTTAACCGTAATGGGCACCTCAAGTTCCACACGCAGCGTTTGCACAGCTCAGAGGGCAAAAGACCTgggccagctgctgcccagcagacCATCATCCTGAACAGCAACGAGGACACCCTGGCCACCCTACACA cagctctgcaggccggccaggctgtgctggctcccgAGCggctgcagcaggctctggggcaggagcacaTCCTTGTTGCACAGGAGCAGAGCGTCACCAGCCAG gaggaggcagcctACATCCAGGAGATCACAACTGCTGACGGACAGACAGTACAGCACTTAGTGACTGCTGACAACCAG GTTCAGTACATTATTGCCCAGGAAGGTGTCCCGCACTTGCTTCCCCAAGAGTATGTTGTTGTCCCAGAGGGACATCACATCCAG GTACAGGATGGTCAGATCACCCACATCCAGTATGAGCAGGGTGGCCAGTTTCTCCCGGAGTCACAG ATCCAGTACATGCCCGTGTCACCGGAGCAGCAGCTCGtcacccaggcacagctggaagcagcagcacactcGGCTGTCTCAG cagtggcagatGCGGCCATGGCCCAGGCCCAGGGCGTCTTCACCGCCGAGGCGGCAGCCGAGCagatccagcagctgcagccggGCATCCACTACGATGTCATCACGCTGTCGGACTAG
- the ZNF335 gene encoding zinc finger protein 335 isoform X3, whose translation MEENAVESSSDASSQAAREEPTESGLGVGSSVAVSADSSDAAAGPGLLSRADDSCVGQSSDSSGVSLEEVSESSSSTDAIPRIYLPDSSSVAQSTLVSSVSTVSQSIMVSESPQVLVHSSVITDGAIVVSDSTASTSSDLGSAIDKIIESTIGPDIIQSCIAVTSAEDGRAETTQYLILQGPDDGAPMVSQMATSALANSLAIEAVGDGPTSTCLDQPGPSEPSRQFEVLELPAQPNQAQEADGGEELDQPDLETLEEMMEVVVVQQFKCKMCQYKSVSKKTLINHMKERHFQPVGSALALKKGRPRKVGAVPKTEDEEAAEEEDDDIMDAGAIDDPEEDSDYNPAEDEPRGRLPKYGCTVATSSEERPRRRPGRPRKLLRLENMSQDMPEGGEVEPLVTSQSTPSRELQNSEAASSSGLENGTGESLAEPGISQSDSENKDPSSNTTAEDADVIPRRRGRPSRRFLGKKYRKYYYKSPKPLMRPYLCRICGSRFLTHDDLRFHVNSHEANDPQLFKCLQCSYRSRRWSSLKEHMFNHVGSKPYKCEECNYTSVYKKDVIRHSTVHSRDRKKRADPPPKLNSFPCPVCNRVYPMQKRLTQHMKTHSTEKPHMCDKCGKSFKKRYTFKMHLLTHIQAIANRRFKCEFCDYVCEDKKVLLNHQLSHMNDKPYKCSVCKYSTFREDFLVSHMAVKHTGGKPFACEFCHFTTKHKKNLRLHVQCRHADSFEEWAQRHPEEPPCRRRPFFTLQQIEELKQQHSQVQAPAEPEASPPAPLGPITCHTVQAVAGAEPSVLSQGSLEGATIIYEQDVAGSAELATQTALDLLLNMSTQRELATSSLQVAVVKPDDPGETPGPCELQAQEEEEAKVDSKEQQQKLVMLHMAEPGQTLVQEAYGEASLSGSELQQITIPFSGAAEYSIIAPISEEIQAPATLYSEEESPMETSHTVVVSGAVMTEEALKDHSNHYIMSSGVSGSQFQTMEPLSGDAAFSSPAEAQEAEPAGIKWPVVQCVTSLVQNDSSLSPASEGQEVSSPKIKWPALQGMAKKLTCKVSTAKKLSCKISTAKKFSCKICTAMFTGRAEMESHKRAHIGPSTFKCPDCPFTATLWPEVRSHMIQHANLRPHKCPHCSFASKNKKDLRRHMLTHTNEKPFACQVCGQRFNRNGHLKFHTQRLHSSEGKRPGPAAAQQTIILNSNEDTLATLHTALQAGQAVLAPERLQQALGQEHILVAQEQSVTSQEEAAYIQEITTADGQTVQHLVTADNQVQYIIAQEGVPHLLPQEYVVVPEGHHIQVQDGQITHIQYEQGGQFLPESQIQYMPVSPEQQLVTQAQLEAAAHSAVSAVADAAMAQAQGVFTAEAAAEQIQQLQPGIHYDVITLSD comes from the exons ATGGAGGAAAATGCGGTGGAGAGCAGCAGCGACGCGAGCTCGCAGGCGGCGCGGGAAGAGCCCACCGAGAGCGGGCTGGGCGTCGGGAGCTCGGTGGCCGTGTCGGCGGACAGCAGCGATGCGGCTGCGGGGCCCGGGCTGCTCTCCCGGGCTGATGACTCCTGCGTGGGGCAGAGCTCCGACAGCAGCGGGGTCTCCTTG GAAGAGGTCTCAGAGAGCAGTTCCAGCACAGATGCCATTCCAAGGATTTACCTGCCAGACTCATCCTCTGTTGCCCAATCCACCTTGGTCTCCAGTGTCTCCACTGTGAGCCAGTCCATCATGGTGTCAGAGTCCCCACAGGTCCTGGTCCACTCCAGTGTCATCACCGATGGAGCCATAGTTGTGTCAGACTCCACTGCATCCACTTCCTCCGACCTGGGTTCTGCCATTGACAAAATCATCGAGTCCACAATTGGGCCTGACATCATCCAGA gctgcatcGCCGTGACCAGCGCAGAGGATGGAAGGGCAGAGACCACGCAGTACCTCATTCTGCAAGGCCCTGATGATG GTGCCCCTATGGTGTCCCAGATGGCCACTTCTGCTCTAGCCAATAGCTTGGCAATAGAGGCTGTTGGTGATGGACCTACCTCCACGTGCCTTGACCAGCCTGGCCCTTCAGAGCCTTCCAGGCAATTTGAAGTGttggagctgcctgcacagccaaACCAAGCCCAAGAGGCAGAtggtggggaggagctggaccAGCCAGACTTGGAGACCCTGGAAGAGATGATGGAAGTTGTGGTGGTGCAGCAGTTCAAGTGCAAGATGTGTCAGTACAAGAGCGTCTCCAAGAAAACACTGATTAACCACATGAAAGAGCGTCACTTCCAGCCAG TGGGTTCGGCTCTGGCTCTGAAGAAAGGACGACCACGAAAGGTGGGGGCTGTTCCAAAGACTGAAGATGAGGAGGCCgcagaagaagaagatgatgatATTATGGATGCTGGTGCTATTGATGATCCTGAAG AGGACAGTGACTACAACCCAGCTGAGGATGAGCCCCGGGGGCGACTGCCCAAGTATGGCTGCACCGTTGCCACCTCCAGTGAGGAGAGACCACGTCGACGCCCGGGGAGACCCCGCAAGCTGCTTCGTCTGGAGAATATGTCTCAGGACATGCCTGAag gaggggaggtgGAGCCCTTGGTGACATCCCAGAGCACACCAAGCCGGGAGCTGCAGAACTCGGAAGCAGCCAGTTCCTCCGGCCTGGAGAATGGGACCGGTGAGAGCCTGGCAGAGCCCGGTATCAGCCAGTCTGACTCTGAGAACAAGGACCCTTCCTCCAACACCACTGCTGAGGATGCAGATGTCATCCCCCGGCGGCGTGGGCGGCCCTCCCGCCGCTTCCTGGGCAAGAAATACCGCAA gtACTACTACAAGTCCCCCAAGCCCCTGATGCGGCCCTACCTGTGTCGGATCTGTGGCTCACGGTTCCTCACACACGATGATCTGCGCTTCCACGTCAACTCACACGAGGCCAATGACCCGCAGCTCTTCAAGTGTCTTCAGTGCAGCTACCGCTCCCGGCGCTGGTCCTCCCTCAAG GAGCACATGTTCAACCATGTGGGCAGCAAGCCCTACAAGTGCGAGGAGTGCAATTACACCAGCGTGTACAAGAAAGATGTCATTCGGCACTCTACagtgcacagcagggacag GAAGAAGAGAGCTGATCCG CCACCAAAGCTGAACTCCTTCCCATGCCCTGTCTGCAACCGTGTCTACCCCATGCAGAAGAGGCTTACGCAGCACATGAAGACACACAGTACAGAGAAACCACACATGTGTGACAAG TGCGGGAAGTCCTTTAAGAAGCGTTACACCTTCAAGATGCACCTGCTGACGCACATCCAAGCCATTGCCAACCGCAG GTTCAAGTGTGAGTTCTGTGACTATGTCTGTGAGGACAAGAAGGTCCTGCTGAACCACCAGCTGTCGCACATGAATGACAAGCCCTACAAGTGCAGTGTCTGCAAGTATTCCACCTTCCGGGAAGACTTCCTGGTCTCACACATGGCAGTCAAGCACACAG GAGGGAAGCCGTTTGCTTGCGAGTTCTGCCACTTCACCACCAAGCACAAGAAGAACCTGCGCCTGCACGTGCAGTGCCGCCACGCCGACTCCTTCGAGGAGTGGGCACAGAGGCACCCCGAGGAGCCGccctgccgccgccgccccttCTTCACCCTGCAACAAATCGaggagctgaagcagcagcacagccaggtgcaGGCACCAGCTGAGCCAGAGGCCAGCCCACCG GCACCTCTCGGCCCCATCACTTGCCACACGGTCCAGGCTGTTGCAGGTGCAGAGCCCTCTGTTCTCTCGCAAGGTTCCCTGGAAGGGGCCACCATCATCTATGAACAAG ATGTGGCTGGATCAGCAGAGCTGGCCACGCAGACGGCCCTGGATCTCCTGCTGAACATGAGCACCCAGAGGGAGCTGGCCACCAGCTCACTGCAG GTGGCAGTGGTGAAACCAGATGACCCAGGAGAAACACCAGGCCCCTgtgagctgcaggcacaggaggaggaggaggcaaaggTGGACTctaaggagcagcagcaaaagtTGGTGATGCTGCAcatggcagagcctgggcagaCACTTGTGCAGGAGGCTTATGGGGAAGCGAGCCTGAGTGGCTCGGAGCTGCAGCAGATCACCATCCCCTTCAGTGGAGCAGCAGAGTACAGCATCATTGCACCCATCAGCGAGGAGATCCAGGCTCCTGCCACACTGTACAG TGAGGAGGAGAGTCCTATGGAGACCTCCCACACAGTTGTGGTGAGCGGAGCTGTGATGACAGAGGAGGCACTGAAGGACCATAGCAATCACTACATCATGTCATCCGGTGTCTCAGGGAGCCAGTTCCAGACCATGGAG CCCCTCAGCGGGGATGCTGCCTTTTCCTCACCTGCGGAGGCCCAAGAGGCAGAGCCCGCCGGCATCAAGTGGCCCGTGGTGCAGTGTGTCACCAGTCTGGTCCAGAACGACTCGTCTTTGTCCCCAGCATCCGAGGGGCAGGAAGTGTCATCCCCAAAGATCAAGTGGCCTGCACTCCAAGGCATGGCCAAGAAGCTCACATGCAAGGTTTCCACAGCCAAGAAGCTCTCATGCAAGATTTCCACGGCCAAAAAGTTTTCATGCAAGATTTGCACAGCCATGTTCACAGGGAGAGCCGAGATGGAGAGTCACAAGAGAGCCCACATTGGGCCCAGCACTTTCAAGTGTCCCGACTGTCCCTTCACTGCCACACTCTGGCCAGAGGTCCGG AGCCACATGATTCAACATGCCAACCTTCGGCCACACAAGTGCCCCCACTGCAGCTTTGCCTCCAAGAACAAGAAGGACCTGCGCAGGCACATGCTGACCCACACCAATGAAAAGCCCTTTGCCTGTCAGGTCTGTGGGCAGAG GTTTAACCGTAATGGGCACCTCAAGTTCCACACGCAGCGTTTGCACAGCTCAGAGGGCAAAAGACCTgggccagctgctgcccagcagacCATCATCCTGAACAGCAACGAGGACACCCTGGCCACCCTACACA cagctctgcaggccggccaggctgtgctggctcccgAGCggctgcagcaggctctggggcaggagcacaTCCTTGTTGCACAGGAGCAGAGCGTCACCAGCCAG gaggaggcagcctACATCCAGGAGATCACAACTGCTGACGGACAGACAGTACAGCACTTAGTGACTGCTGACAACCAG GTTCAGTACATTATTGCCCAGGAAGGTGTCCCGCACTTGCTTCCCCAAGAGTATGTTGTTGTCCCAGAGGGACATCACATCCAG GTACAGGATGGTCAGATCACCCACATCCAGTATGAGCAGGGTGGCCAGTTTCTCCCGGAGTCACAG ATCCAGTACATGCCCGTGTCACCGGAGCAGCAGCTCGtcacccaggcacagctggaagcagcagcacactcGGCTGTCTCAG cagtggcagatGCGGCCATGGCCCAGGCCCAGGGCGTCTTCACCGCCGAGGCGGCAGCCGAGCagatccagcagctgcagccggGCATCCACTACGATGTCATCACGCTGTCGGACTAG